TGTTAAACAGCTTCTGTAAGTTCCGGCCTTCTTTTTTATTGTCTTCAACGAAAATTTATGTTAAAAATAACGATGACCGCTATCTTAAGCGGTCAGTTACAACGACTGAACGTTCCATCTGTTCAGCACCCCATTTGGCAAGTTCATCAAGCACCGGCAGCAGGCTCTTTCCGGCTTCAGTTAGAGAGTATTCAACGCGAGGCGGTATCTCCATATATTGGACACGAATAATCAAGCCATTAGCTTCCAGCTCTTTTAAAGATTGCGAAAGCATCGTATTGGTTATGCCGGAAACTTTTCTTTTCAACTCGTTATACCGCAGCACCACGTTTTGTTTGAGTGCCCATATGATCGGAAGCTGCCACTTTCCTCCGATCAGGTTCAAAGCATATGCGACGGGACAGGCACTAATTTTTTCTAAAACTTCCCTATTATCATCCATGTTTAATTTTCCTATGCTCATAAAATACTGACTAAGACAGAAATAACTGAATACTTGATTTTCTATTTCTTTCTCATAAGATACTATCATAAACAAAAAAATAAAGTAAAGGAGTAAATGTTATGGATGAAATTCTAAAATTCCTGAATGATGCACCCCCAACGTTCTACATTGCCACTGTCGACGGTGATATTCCCAAGGTGCGCCCCTTCGGATTCGCTATGATTTTTGAAGGAAAGCTGTGTTTTT
The sequence above is drawn from the Pelotomaculum isophthalicicum JI genome and encodes:
- a CDS encoding winged helix-turn-helix transcriptional regulator — protein: MDDNREVLEKISACPVAYALNLIGGKWQLPIIWALKQNVVLRYNELKRKVSGITNTMLSQSLKELEANGLIIRVQYMEIPPRVEYSLTEAGKSLLPVLDELAKWGAEQMERSVVVTDRLR